From the Acidicapsa ligni genome, one window contains:
- a CDS encoding carboxypeptidase-like regulatory domain-containing protein, translated as MSVLFVSGIFCLLFVAGSFAHAQSTFGSVRGNVLDVSGAAIPGAQIVLHSTDEDTERTVDTDASGAFIFENVKAGKYTLRAHRDGFADTVVSGISVEARQDLRLGATLNVAAEATTVEVSGAADQINTENGTIGDSKTNIEMTQLPLNNRATTTSPLGALALSPNVQTDSAGNIALGGASSSMVNFSVDGISTANVRQNGALQDAYPSQEGIAAVKVTSFNNSAEFSQIGDVTFTTKNGTSEYHGSVFEYLQNQALDADPYGSDSKAPKKFNTFGFSLSGPVVIPHLYDGHSKTFFFADYEGNRRSTAVFQQEVVPTAADRSGDLSDIGGPTIAATQINATAKALLGYYPMPNVPGATNQTKTINYQNFQATPSHTDGADIRVDQTISSKQSAYARFSRKNISSAFANLFLPDDVDSIHNRSLLISHTYSITPRLLNEFRYGFTNVTTNVNFPIQGSTALSQLDLNGVDISQHPLTHAFPTFNFSASTPFPTIGRDKAGITQSRTTQFSDNLTYTFGRHTVKGGIDVRRVRYFDLESFAPEFASDDFGNFVFQPQYGQAPGQEFTGNAFGDFLEGAPTTLYFAVSSPDVGGTATQYSFFGQDEFQVNSRITLSYGLRWQILPGFQEDGGNLANFDQRNNSIVVPDALAGYLTSQNITSSNIAFQQSFNACPAGTAAGSVVNGISCTAYVTASQDGLPQGLRQTYKGDFQPRVSIAYRPFNDTKTVVRAGFGVYTMTNLGPLSFNNSGNPTSNLHIYSNSNSAGQNTPQIVFPNTAPATTGGPTFGGGGLDQGVNPNFRDPQSNQWNVTVERQLSNATSLRASYVGMHSYRLNITEDLNQIPASTIPYNSGATAGVFVDNRAPYQNWTTLYSTFNAGEANYHAFEVQATHRLEHGLYLDANYTYANNVADNQGDAPNAFAGEVNYGLPIADHFHVKQDLGNVSGTRHNRMLLTGMYQLPFGKGRQFMNTSAFKDAILGGWDLTTITLLETGPWLTPSISGSADQSNTNVVNRGAVLRPDVVSAGTANAVTYNNMSFLATPVGAGRFGNAGVGIIQGPGTATVSLGVAKRFTITERVHARFETTFTNVLNHTNFAPPVTAIDNSLFGQLTGPQTAENAGNRTGQAALRIDF; from the coding sequence ATGAGTGTTTTATTTGTATCTGGCATTTTCTGTCTGTTGTTTGTTGCAGGGTCGTTTGCACACGCACAATCGACGTTTGGAAGTGTTAGAGGCAATGTACTGGACGTCAGCGGAGCAGCGATTCCAGGCGCGCAGATCGTGCTGCACAGCACAGATGAAGATACAGAACGCACAGTCGATACGGATGCCTCAGGCGCATTCATCTTTGAGAACGTAAAGGCTGGCAAGTACACGCTGCGCGCTCATCGCGATGGCTTTGCCGACACGGTTGTGTCGGGTATCTCCGTGGAAGCACGACAGGACTTGAGACTTGGAGCTACGCTCAACGTGGCGGCAGAGGCGACAACAGTCGAAGTGTCCGGAGCAGCTGACCAGATCAATACGGAAAACGGAACAATCGGCGACTCGAAGACCAATATCGAGATGACGCAGCTACCGTTGAATAACCGCGCAACCACGACAAGTCCGTTAGGCGCCCTGGCGCTGTCTCCCAACGTGCAGACGGATAGTGCAGGCAACATCGCACTCGGCGGAGCAAGCTCCTCCATGGTGAACTTCTCAGTCGATGGCATCTCAACTGCCAACGTACGTCAGAACGGCGCCTTGCAGGACGCCTATCCTTCGCAGGAGGGAATTGCAGCAGTCAAGGTGACATCGTTCAACAACAGCGCGGAGTTCTCTCAGATCGGCGATGTGACGTTCACCACGAAGAACGGAACAAGCGAATATCACGGAAGCGTTTTCGAATATCTGCAGAACCAGGCACTCGATGCCGATCCATATGGCTCTGACTCCAAGGCTCCCAAGAAATTCAATACATTTGGTTTTTCGCTAAGTGGACCGGTCGTGATTCCGCATCTTTATGACGGACACAGCAAGACGTTTTTCTTTGCCGACTATGAAGGCAACCGGCGTAGCACTGCAGTATTCCAGCAAGAGGTAGTTCCAACCGCGGCTGACAGAAGCGGCGATCTCTCCGACATCGGCGGTCCTACAATCGCAGCGACGCAGATCAATGCAACCGCCAAAGCACTGCTTGGCTACTACCCGATGCCAAACGTGCCGGGCGCAACCAATCAGACGAAAACGATCAACTATCAGAACTTTCAAGCAACCCCATCCCACACCGATGGCGCGGACATACGAGTCGATCAGACGATCTCCTCGAAGCAATCAGCTTATGCGCGCTTCAGCCGCAAGAACATATCCTCGGCCTTCGCGAACCTATTCTTGCCGGATGATGTGGACTCCATTCACAACCGCAGCTTGCTGATCTCGCATACGTACTCGATCACACCAAGGCTCTTGAATGAATTCCGCTACGGTTTCACGAATGTCACGACCAACGTCAACTTCCCGATTCAAGGCTCAACCGCATTAAGCCAGTTGGACCTGAACGGCGTTGACATCAGTCAACATCCGTTGACCCACGCGTTTCCTACCTTTAACTTCAGCGCAAGCACTCCCTTCCCAACCATCGGAAGAGACAAGGCAGGCATCACTCAGTCAAGAACCACTCAATTCAGCGACAACCTCACCTACACCTTCGGCAGGCACACGGTAAAGGGTGGCATTGACGTTCGCCGTGTACGCTACTTCGACCTGGAAAGCTTTGCGCCGGAGTTCGCCTCGGATGACTTCGGCAACTTCGTCTTTCAACCGCAATATGGACAGGCCCCAGGGCAGGAGTTTACAGGCAACGCTTTTGGCGACTTTCTCGAAGGCGCTCCGACTACGCTTTACTTCGCCGTCTCCAGCCCGGACGTAGGCGGAACTGCTACGCAATATAGCTTCTTCGGCCAGGACGAATTCCAGGTAAACAGCCGTATAACGCTCAGCTACGGTCTGCGCTGGCAGATTCTCCCTGGCTTCCAGGAAGATGGCGGCAATCTCGCTAACTTCGATCAGCGGAACAACTCGATCGTTGTCCCGGATGCATTGGCCGGATATCTCACCAGCCAGAACATCACTTCTTCCAACATCGCATTTCAGCAGTCATTCAATGCATGCCCGGCCGGTACAGCAGCGGGATCTGTAGTCAACGGCATAAGCTGCACCGCATACGTTACAGCCAGTCAGGACGGCCTGCCGCAGGGCCTGCGCCAGACCTACAAGGGCGATTTCCAGCCTCGTGTCTCGATTGCCTATCGCCCGTTCAACGACACCAAGACCGTGGTGCGCGCTGGTTTCGGTGTCTACACGATGACCAACCTCGGACCGCTCTCGTTTAACAACAGCGGTAACCCAACCTCGAATCTGCACATCTATTCCAACTCCAACTCGGCAGGACAGAATACTCCGCAGATCGTTTTCCCAAACACCGCGCCTGCTACCACCGGCGGCCCGACCTTTGGCGGTGGCGGACTGGACCAGGGAGTGAATCCTAACTTCCGCGATCCACAATCTAACCAATGGAATGTGACCGTGGAGCGGCAACTATCGAATGCCACCTCGCTTCGTGCAAGCTACGTTGGCATGCATAGCTACCGGTTGAACATCACCGAGGATCTGAACCAGATTCCGGCCAGCACGATTCCATACAACTCAGGAGCTACCGCGGGAGTCTTCGTCGATAACCGTGCTCCATACCAGAACTGGACGACGCTCTACAGCACATTCAATGCGGGTGAGGCGAACTATCACGCGTTCGAAGTACAAGCCACTCATCGCTTGGAACATGGACTCTACCTGGATGCCAACTACACGTATGCCAATAATGTAGCCGACAACCAGGGCGATGCACCCAACGCATTTGCGGGTGAGGTCAACTACGGACTTCCGATTGCCGATCATTTCCACGTCAAACAGGACCTCGGAAATGTTTCAGGTACTCGCCACAACCGCATGCTGCTGACTGGTATGTACCAGCTTCCCTTTGGCAAGGGACGCCAGTTCATGAACACAAGCGCGTTCAAGGATGCCATCCTCGGAGGTTGGGATCTGACTACCATCACGCTGCTGGAAACAGGCCCCTGGCTCACCCCGAGCATCAGCGGATCTGCCGATCAGTCGAACACGAACGTCGTTAATCGCGGCGCAGTGCTTCGTCCCGACGTTGTTTCCGCAGGCACTGCGAATGCCGTCACCTACAACAACATGTCTTTCCTGGCTACCCCAGTAGGAGCAGGCCGCTTCGGCAATGCCGGAGTCGGAATCATTCAAGGGCCTGGAACAGCTACCGTAAGCCTTGGCGTTGCGAAGCGATTCACCATCACAGAAAGGGTACATGCGCGCTTCGAGACAACCTTTACGAACGTCCTGAACCACACCAACTTTGCACCACCAGTAACGGCGATCGATAACTCGCTATTCGGACAGTTGACTGGACCGCAAACAGCAGAGAACGCCGGAAATCGTACCGGACAGGCGGCGCTCAGAATCGACTTTTAA
- a CDS encoding fucose isomerase yields MSQTVYLVASGDLRPSANQVCWPAQNTLEQALTAALQSLGCEVKRAHPFEASKGHGFIDSQRYGMDVFASIPKDAPVIVAEAVWQYTHHVLPGLRFHRGPILTVANWSGQWPGLVGLLNLNGSLVKAGVSFSTIWSKDFTDTYFLDGIQEWLDSKHITHDLSHVRDLDIHSLPEESVTNGRELAANLLHRKAIIGVFDEGCMGMYNAIIDDELLNPVGVFKERLSQSALVARMTTVKDEESTKARQWLDDKGLHFKTGQDEHTELTDAQIHQQLKMYIASVRIAHEFGCDAIGIQYQQGLKDQVPASDLVEGLLNNTERPPVFDEKSGEELYAGKALPHFNEVDEGAALDAVITNHCWTALGLDPATTLHDLRWGEHFTSPELDEYVWVLQISGAAPASHFVDGYKGATSERQPPMYFPLGGGTLKGIGKPGEIVWSRIFVEDGALHLDIGRGSVVRLPEQEEARRWSQTTSQWPLVSTVFHGITRDSFMARHRANHVSIAYAPDAETATKALALKAAMFHSLGVHVHLCGSVGLNSTR; encoded by the coding sequence ATGTCTCAAACTGTCTATCTGGTCGCAAGCGGAGACCTACGCCCATCCGCCAACCAAGTCTGCTGGCCTGCTCAAAACACCCTGGAACAGGCGCTCACCGCCGCGCTGCAAAGCCTTGGATGCGAAGTCAAGCGAGCGCACCCATTTGAAGCCAGCAAGGGACATGGCTTCATCGATAGCCAACGATATGGAATGGACGTCTTTGCCTCAATTCCCAAAGATGCTCCAGTCATCGTCGCCGAGGCCGTCTGGCAATATACGCACCATGTGCTGCCAGGGCTGCGCTTTCATCGCGGGCCGATTCTTACCGTAGCGAACTGGTCGGGGCAATGGCCAGGGCTCGTTGGCCTGTTGAATCTAAACGGATCTCTCGTCAAAGCTGGTGTCTCCTTCAGCACCATCTGGAGCAAGGATTTCACCGACACATACTTTCTCGATGGCATTCAAGAGTGGCTCGATAGCAAGCACATCACTCACGACTTGAGCCATGTGCGCGATCTGGATATTCACTCGCTGCCCGAAGAATCCGTCACCAATGGTCGTGAACTCGCCGCAAATCTACTGCACCGAAAAGCGATCATCGGGGTATTCGACGAGGGATGCATGGGCATGTACAACGCCATCATCGATGATGAACTCCTGAATCCCGTCGGCGTATTCAAGGAGCGCTTGAGTCAGTCCGCACTCGTGGCAAGAATGACGACGGTGAAGGACGAAGAATCAACCAAAGCGAGACAATGGCTTGACGACAAGGGGCTCCATTTCAAGACCGGTCAGGATGAGCACACGGAGTTGACCGATGCTCAGATTCATCAGCAACTCAAGATGTATATTGCCTCAGTCCGCATCGCACATGAGTTTGGCTGCGACGCCATCGGCATTCAGTATCAGCAAGGACTAAAAGACCAGGTTCCCGCCTCCGACCTGGTCGAGGGGCTCTTGAACAATACGGAACGGCCTCCAGTGTTCGATGAAAAATCCGGCGAAGAACTATACGCAGGAAAGGCTCTTCCGCATTTCAATGAAGTGGATGAGGGCGCAGCATTGGACGCCGTCATAACGAACCACTGCTGGACCGCTCTCGGACTCGATCCCGCCACAACCCTGCATGATCTTCGTTGGGGAGAGCACTTCACGTCACCCGAGTTGGACGAATACGTGTGGGTGCTCCAGATATCAGGCGCCGCTCCGGCCAGCCACTTTGTAGACGGCTATAAAGGCGCGACCAGCGAACGTCAGCCTCCAATGTACTTCCCTCTCGGCGGCGGAACGCTCAAGGGAATTGGAAAGCCCGGCGAGATCGTCTGGAGCCGCATCTTCGTCGAAGACGGCGCATTGCATCTCGACATCGGACGCGGTTCCGTCGTCCGGCTGCCAGAGCAGGAAGAAGCTCGCCGCTGGTCACAAACAACAAGTCAGTGGCCGCTGGTGAGTACAGTTTTCCATGGAATCACGCGCGATTCCTTCATGGCTCGCCATCGTGCAAACCACGTAAGCATCGCCTACGCTCCCGATGCTGAAACTGCAACCAAAGCACTCGCTCTCAAAGCCGCGATGTTCCATTCCCTCGGAGTCCATGTGCATCTGTGCGGCTCCGTGGGCCTCAACTCCACACGCTGA
- a CDS encoding ribulokinase, which yields MSVVAGVDFGTMSVRVSVFDNLKGRLGSGIAEYEVIRKASDNTFATQSHEAQLNALQLAISRALQSSGVDGKEIRAIAIDTTGSTIIPVGKDLQPLDDYYLWCDHRASHEASEITQAARDQNLEALAWCGDAYSSEWGFSKLLHWLRNNPDKRKDFVTAVENCDLIVATLCGITTVEDLPRSICAMGHKWMWNPKWGGFPSEEFFQSVDPLLAGIREKLGGHYQASDQIAGTLTEQWAARLGLQAGIPIPVGALDAHWDAVASHIGLGDVVNVIGTSTCIIGVSQNQTLVPGVCGVVPGSVLPEYVGIEAGLSAVGDLFDGIAQRAGMTVSNLTQGLEEYRAGQTGLLRLPWDNGDRTVLVNPNLGGVTFGWNRMHTAKDELFAAIEGTALHTRIILEHMEAHGTPVTRIINGGGIPQKNQTLNRVYANVLNKPVLVPSQDVTSLGSAIFAFVAAGDYASIQEAQNALCPSYETFLPDPQQAAIYDRLYTIFRELYFSLGSPDSTAVHIGAVLPSLRQIALDAQTQNCSVAIASD from the coding sequence GTGAGCGTTGTAGCAGGCGTAGACTTTGGAACAATGAGTGTCCGGGTGTCGGTCTTTGACAATCTCAAAGGCCGCCTCGGATCTGGAATCGCAGAGTACGAAGTAATCCGAAAGGCCAGCGACAATACCTTCGCGACGCAGAGTCACGAAGCCCAGTTGAACGCTCTTCAACTCGCCATAAGCCGCGCGCTTCAATCGAGCGGAGTCGATGGAAAAGAGATTCGAGCTATTGCAATCGATACAACTGGATCGACAATCATCCCCGTAGGCAAAGATCTTCAGCCTCTCGACGATTACTACCTATGGTGCGATCACCGGGCTTCTCACGAAGCCAGTGAAATAACCCAGGCTGCACGCGATCAAAATCTCGAAGCACTCGCATGGTGCGGGGATGCCTATTCCTCCGAGTGGGGATTTTCAAAGCTCCTTCACTGGCTTCGCAATAACCCCGACAAGCGCAAGGATTTCGTTACGGCCGTTGAGAACTGCGATTTAATCGTTGCTACTCTTTGCGGCATCACGACAGTGGAAGATCTTCCCCGCAGCATCTGCGCCATGGGCCACAAATGGATGTGGAATCCAAAATGGGGCGGCTTTCCGTCGGAAGAATTTTTTCAATCCGTCGATCCTCTCCTCGCTGGCATACGTGAGAAGCTCGGCGGACATTACCAGGCATCCGACCAGATCGCAGGAACCCTCACGGAACAATGGGCTGCACGGCTCGGCCTGCAAGCCGGCATTCCCATTCCAGTCGGCGCGCTCGATGCCCATTGGGACGCAGTGGCATCCCACATTGGCCTTGGCGATGTAGTCAATGTGATTGGAACATCCACCTGCATCATCGGCGTCAGTCAAAATCAAACACTCGTTCCAGGCGTTTGTGGAGTCGTGCCCGGCTCCGTATTGCCGGAATACGTAGGCATTGAAGCTGGCCTGTCGGCTGTGGGAGATTTGTTTGACGGCATCGCGCAAAGAGCCGGCATGACAGTCTCAAATCTTACTCAAGGACTCGAAGAGTATCGGGCCGGACAAACAGGCCTGCTGCGCCTGCCCTGGGATAACGGCGACCGCACCGTGCTGGTAAACCCCAATCTCGGCGGCGTAACCTTCGGCTGGAACAGGATGCACACGGCCAAGGACGAGCTTTTTGCCGCGATTGAAGGCACTGCCCTTCACACGCGCATCATCCTCGAACATATGGAAGCACACGGAACCCCTGTAACTCGAATCATCAATGGGGGCGGAATTCCTCAGAAGAATCAGACACTCAATCGCGTCTATGCGAACGTATTGAATAAGCCCGTTTTAGTGCCCTCTCAAGATGTCACAAGCCTGGGCTCGGCAATCTTCGCCTTTGTTGCGGCTGGCGATTACGCCTCGATTCAAGAGGCTCAAAATGCACTCTGCCCTTCCTATGAGACCTTCCTGCCAGATCCTCAACAAGCCGCGATATACGACAGGCTTTACACCATTTTTCGCGAACTCTATTTCTCGCTAGGTTCTCCGGATTCCACTGCTGTACATATCGGAGCGGTGTTGCCTTCTCTGCGACAGATAGCACTTGATGCTCAGACTCAAAATTGCAGCGTGGCGATTGCAAGCGATTGA
- a CDS encoding response regulator transcription factor, with protein sequence MIQKSKVLVVEDDAGIRQSLFETLGALGFAVGEAHNGEDALIQLRMVNYDAVLLDINMPGMGGNETCRRICQTFPGLPIIMLTVRDDEEDIVESLDAGAFDYVTKPFQIGELTARLRGVIRRRRVPIGGPELISIVGEITLDANRRIVEKKGERIRLAPKEYETLRCLMEHAGRPVRHENLLRSIWGPLYSNEREYLRVVINQLRRKIEDDPAHPVYILTESHIGYRFREE encoded by the coding sequence ATGATCCAGAAGAGCAAGGTGCTGGTTGTTGAAGACGATGCAGGAATTCGCCAGAGTCTGTTTGAGACATTGGGCGCATTGGGATTTGCGGTCGGAGAAGCCCATAATGGGGAGGATGCGCTCATACAATTGCGCATGGTCAACTATGACGCGGTCCTACTCGATATCAATATGCCGGGAATGGGAGGGAACGAAACGTGTCGAAGAATCTGTCAAACCTTTCCTGGACTGCCGATCATTATGCTCACTGTTCGCGACGATGAAGAGGATATTGTCGAATCGTTGGACGCGGGCGCGTTTGACTATGTCACGAAACCATTTCAGATAGGGGAGCTGACGGCAAGGCTGCGAGGAGTCATTCGGCGGCGGCGCGTCCCGATTGGGGGACCAGAGCTGATCAGCATCGTAGGTGAGATCACGCTCGATGCCAATCGCCGCATTGTAGAGAAAAAAGGGGAGCGGATACGTCTTGCTCCAAAAGAATACGAGACCCTTCGTTGTTTGATGGAGCACGCTGGAAGGCCCGTCAGGCACGAAAATCTGCTGCGGTCCATCTGGGGACCGCTTTACAGCAACGAGCGCGAATACTTACGCGTTGTCATCAACCAACTGCGAAGGAAAATTGAAGACGATCCTGCTCACCCGGTTTATATCCTGACCGAAAGCCATATTGGCTATCGCTTCCGTGAAGAATAA
- a CDS encoding sensor histidine kinase, producing MTTTPIKVVLRRIAGGSASAMLLTLISFRLHFNLSAATSIHLFLVVVIAIRWGLLEASLVSILSVVCLDYFFTEPLFQFYITDSHDWIAILIFEATALLVSSLSNQVSNHARELERRQAQQQKLYELSQHVLLISRDAAVDQQIVDLMRFSLQVKGVALWNAYEMHHCKSGDCDFPDGEVRSVFSLEANEDDLSSGISRRVLRSGTRPIGAILLSGHSLDSASVDAVASLAAVAIERARSFFTEANAEAAKQSEQLRSAILDGLAHAFKSPLTTIRASSSGLLAMKTLSGTEQKLVGLIDRHAGHLSDLATHLLLTAKLDSGDLKVKREEIDVVRLIQNTLAESLQELARHPIDFQLSSGCNAVYADRKLLQMALFQVLDNAAKYSRPKSPVVIVVREEEAELVIRIKNEGSFIPDDEREKVFQRFYRCSESVKSISGTGIGLSVVRRIAEAHRGRTWVESDHVNGTTFAIALPRMAKEKT from the coding sequence ATGACTACCACACCTATCAAGGTAGTCCTGCGCAGGATTGCTGGCGGCAGTGCCTCTGCAATGCTGCTTACACTTATTTCCTTCAGGCTTCACTTTAATCTATCTGCCGCGACCTCCATCCATCTCTTTCTGGTGGTGGTCATCGCGATTCGTTGGGGCTTGTTAGAAGCGAGTCTCGTTTCAATTCTATCTGTTGTCTGTCTCGATTATTTTTTTACCGAACCCCTGTTCCAGTTTTACATCACGGATTCGCATGATTGGATAGCTATCCTGATCTTCGAAGCAACTGCTCTGCTCGTCAGTAGCCTTTCGAATCAGGTAAGCAACCATGCTCGCGAGTTAGAGCGACGCCAGGCTCAACAGCAGAAGTTGTACGAACTCAGCCAGCATGTTCTGCTCATCAGTCGCGACGCGGCGGTCGATCAGCAGATCGTCGATCTTATGCGTTTCAGTCTGCAGGTTAAAGGCGTTGCTCTTTGGAATGCCTATGAGATGCATCATTGCAAGAGTGGCGATTGCGATTTCCCCGATGGCGAAGTGCGCTCCGTTTTTTCTCTTGAAGCAAACGAAGACGACTTGAGCAGTGGAATCTCCAGGCGGGTACTGCGATCAGGAACGAGACCTATTGGGGCTATTCTCCTTTCGGGACATTCGCTTGACTCTGCCTCGGTCGATGCAGTCGCTTCACTTGCTGCGGTTGCGATCGAGAGGGCGCGATCCTTCTTTACCGAGGCAAACGCAGAAGCTGCAAAGCAGAGTGAGCAACTTCGTTCTGCCATTCTGGATGGTCTGGCACACGCATTCAAAAGCCCTCTCACGACAATCAGGGCCTCAAGTTCCGGTCTGCTCGCGATGAAGACACTCTCCGGTACAGAACAAAAACTGGTTGGCTTGATCGATCGCCATGCAGGGCATCTCAGCGATCTCGCCACGCATCTGCTGCTCACTGCGAAGTTGGATAGCGGCGATCTGAAGGTTAAGCGCGAGGAGATTGACGTCGTCCGACTGATTCAAAACACGCTCGCCGAATCCTTACAGGAACTGGCTAGGCACCCTATCGACTTTCAATTGAGTTCCGGTTGCAACGCTGTATATGCGGACAGGAAGCTGCTTCAGATGGCCCTTTTTCAGGTCCTCGACAATGCGGCAAAGTATAGCCGTCCTAAGTCGCCGGTGGTCATTGTGGTTCGAGAAGAAGAAGCGGAACTGGTCATAAGAATCAAGAATGAGGGCTCATTCATTCCCGATGACGAAAGAGAAAAAGTATTTCAACGCTTTTATCGTTGTTCTGAATCGGTCAAATCCATCTCCGGTACCGGGATTGGTCTCTCTGTAGTGAGGCGCATCGCCGAAGCTCATCGAGGCCGAACATGGGTTGAGAGTGATCACGTAAATGGAACAACGTTCGCCATCGCGCTACCACGCATGGCAAAGGAGAAGACATGA